AGACGCGCATTGACAGGCCCGCCTATTACGGGGTCGCCGAAACCAAGCGGATTCGGCTCGCCGCCCGGCATTTCCAAAGAACCATCGATCAGGTCGATCTTACCACGGATTATGCATTAATGGCCGAAATTGTCAGCAATCCGCAGAAAACCCGGGTCTTGGGCGTGTATTTTTTTCTCGCCGACCGGTTCGGCCGCATTGCCAGCGCCCGCATGGCCAATTCCCACCACAGCGAGTTCCAAAAAATTCAACCCAAAAACCGAAGCGACGGCTTCCGCGTGCTCACCGAAATGATCCGCGAGGGGTGGCTTTCTCCCCCGTCTTAATTTTACTCTTGCGCTTAATCATATCCTGATGATTCAAACCGGCACTGCTCCTGTCGCCACGGTCATGAGGCGGTTGCTGACCGGTCACGCCCAGGCGTATAACCGGCGCCATCGCCGGCATGGCCACCTGTTTCAAAATCGGTATAAATCGATTCTTTGCCAAAAAGATCCCTATTTTCTTGAACTGGTGCGCTACATTCATCTGAATCCTTTGCGGGCGGGGCTGGTAAGGGATCTGGCGCATCTGGACAAATACCCGTTTTCGGGTCATGGCGTCATTATGGGCAGGCGGCGGCAAGACTGGCAGAACAGCGAAGCGGTGCTGGCCTATTTTGGCAGGCGAAAAAAACTGGCCCGTTCCGGCTACAGGGCTTTCGTGGCCAAGGCAATAGATCAGGGCAAGCGGTCGGATCTGACCGGTGGCGGATTCATCCGAAGCATTGGCGGATGGGATGCGGTAAAGGCGTTGCGCAAAACAGAGTCTCACCTGAAAAGTGATGAACGCATCCTGGGGGATAGCGATTTTGTCAGCCGGGTCCTGTCGGAAAGCAAAGAGGTTGTTGGGCGACGCTATACGCTAAGAGCCCAGGGAGTGGACGTAGACGCCATTGCCGAAAAGGTAGCCCGGCTTTTGGGTCTGCCTGTGGAGGCGGTTTGGGCTCCGGGCAGATACAAGGATATAGTGACTGCCCGAAGCCTGATCTGTTATTGGGCGGTCCGTGAACTGGGTGTCAACCAGGCTTGCCTGGCACGTCGGTTTAACATTTCAGAAGCAGCGATAAGCAAGTCGGTCCGACGAGGATGCGAGATTGCGAAGCGGGAAGGGTATAGGCTTGATTTAAGTTAAATAGTTAAGGGCGTCCCCAATTTCACTTGCTCCGTTCATTCACAGTCTGATTCCCTCCTGGCGGACTCGCTGATGAAATGGCATAGCCTGGTAAATACCACTATGCCATTCTTCCCGATTCCGTACAATCGAGGATATCACCTCTCCAGAATCCCATTCCACTTCATAGAGCCTGTGACGTATTCGATCTGTACGATCATCGCTCAGATGCCCATCAACCAGGACGAGGAAGTCCCAGTCTGATTCCGCGATTGCATCTCCACGAGAGCGTGATCCGTAAAGAATGATCTCAGCGCCGGGTTCCACCTCGCGGACGGCTCGCCTTATTTGCTCAAGTAATTTCTCTCGATTCATATAAACCCCTTTTACTTTTTGATCGCTAACGCTCCGCATAACCGGCCGGGGAACAGCTGCAAAGTGAAACGGAGCAGCTGTTCCCCGGTCCGGGTTCATGCTGTGGTTGGCGCTATTGGACTTTGTTGAGCAGATCGTGAAGTTTTACACGGAGGTCTGGCAGCTTATTTAAAGCAACATCCCAAACAATGGTGTAGTCAACACCAAAATAATCATGGATCAACCTGTCTCTCATTCCAGAAACCTTCCGCCATTCAATATCCGATTGCATCGCTTTGATATCGTCGGGCAGTTTTTTTGAAGCTTCTCCGATGACCTCGATACTTCGGACAAAGGCTCTCTTGATAGTTTCATCCCTGACAAAAGATTCGTAATCCATATCTGAAATCCGGCTCAGAATGTAATCAATTTCGTCAAGTATGTGACGGATGTATTCAGGCGGCGACAGGGACACGCTCTACCTCCTTTAAAATATGGGGTCCTATGTGCGGACTAAGGCTTTCCGGAGTAACGACTTCTACTTTTCGCCCCAAGGTCTCTTCAAGAAGGAAAGAAACCTCCATGAAATTATCAAAGGTATGTTTTTCAGGAGTAAATTCCACGAGGATATCGATGTCGCTCGAACCGGTCTGTTCCCCACGTACAAATGAACCAAACAGCCCGATACTTGTAACGCCAAAAGATAAAAGCCGCTCCCGTTGTTCCAGAATACGCTTAATCAGGTCTTCTTTGGTGGTCACCTTATTTTTCATTTTTCAACCCCTCCTGGCCAATTTTCACCACCAGGATACAATAAAGATAATTGAAAGCCAATGAAATCAATCGGCTAAATATGCGGGCGCCAACGGTGCCCCTAAGCCGCGCGAGGAACGAGCGTCGCCTGAAGCGGCTGGTTGGCCAATTCATAAATCAAGGGCAAATCTGATCGCCTTGCTTACATCAACAATCCTGGATGCCGGCAAGGTCGTAATTAAAGATCCAATTTTTTCCTTCGAAACAGTTTGTATATGATCACAGTTAATAGCGCAGTCGCGGGGCATACCGACAGCTTTTGACAGAAAGACCTCGGAGGGGATGTCGCGTACAGTCGTCGTAATAGGGGCGATGGTGACCTCCCCGAGATATTCTAAAATGGAATCTCTTGTTAGAATTAGAACCGGTCGTTTTTTGTCAGGATGGGCAAATTTGTACCAACGGATCTCACCCCGCTTCATTCATCCCCCCAGGACTGCTCAGATTCCCAGACTGAAAACTCATCCCGGGAAACAGGATTCTTTTCGTAACCTTGCCGATGCTTATTTTCTAACTGCCTGAGATTATGACGCTCCAGCGCTTCTCGAAGCGCCATTCTTGCAAAAGCAGAGCGACTTGTATGGAGTTGTTCGGAAACTTGATCAATTGCCCTCACAAGGTCTTCATCAAGGGTCATTTGTACGGTTTTCATTGGACACCTCCGCCATGTGGAATATAATAGCTATAATAATCCACATTCCAGATGATGTCAAAATTTATATTCAGTGGCCAACGCGAGCTAATCAACTGCGCGGCGGCAGAAGGCGGTTTTGCCGCAATTGAATGAAATTTGGCCAGCAGGAGGTATCTACATTTTATTCACCGCTTTCGATAAGTCCCTTTTCCTGGAGATACTGGACCACCCGAGTCGTTTCGCCTGCGGCCATCGTCCCGCCCAAGCTTATGGCCACTGAACACGCTTCGAGAACTTCTTCCACACTTGCTCCCAGATTCAACGCATGTTCCGTTTGGAAAACAATACAGGCCCTGCAGCCATGTACCAATGCACCAGACAAGGCCATTAAACGCTTAATCTTCCCACTTAATGCCCCGTCTTTGTAAACCTCGCCGGGCAGGGCATCATAAGTGTCTCCAACCTCGGGCATTAACCGACGATAAGTAGCGAAAAGATCCGTTACATCCTTGTGCAATTTGCTCTGGCTCTCGCTCATATTTTACTCCAGTAATATTTTTCTCTTAAATTCGATTTTTCTGATGTTTCCCATTTGACCGCCAACGATCTGCTCACCTGCCGGTGTGAGCGGCAGCGGAACACCGGTCAGAGTGCAGCAGAAAGGTTAGCGCCAGTCTTTTCTGAACCACAGAAAAAGAACTGGTGCTTCAACTGGTCTGCTCTTGTAATAAGTTGGAAATATATCTGATGAGTTCCTCTGCCTTTGAAATCCATGGTACGACCTGTGATTCTCCAAAGCTGACAAAGTCGAGGTAATCACCCTCCTGGCGTCGCTCAAAAAGGTCATTGTAGATTCTGGCCAGATGCTTCGGGATCTTGCCGGTTTTTACATAATTTCTATTGAAAAGGCCGCGTATACCGGCATGTTTGGAAGAGGAGAGACAGCATAAAAGCAGGTATAGTAGAGACGGTTAACACAGGCATTCCACCGCCCGGCCCTGGCAAGAATACGAGCGTCTTCCAGGGTCTTTTCAGCGCGGGCCATTCGGTATGAAACTAAATCCTTGCTCCGTTCATTCACAGTCTGATTCCCTCCTGCTGGACTCGCTGATGAAATGGCATAGCCTGGTAAATACCACTATGCCATTCTTCCCGATTCCGTACAATCGAGGATATCACCTCTCCAGATTCCCATTCCACTTCATAGAGCCTGTGACGTATTCGATCTGTACGATCATCGCTCAGAGGCCCATCAACCAGGACGAGGAAGTCCCAGTCTGATTCCGCGATTGCATCTCCACGAGAGCGTGAGCCGTAAAGAATGATCTCAGCGCCGGGTTCCACTTCGCGGACGGCTCGCCTTATTTGCTCAAGTAATTTCTCTCGATTCATATACGCACCTCGTACGTTTTAGATCGCTAATGCATTGCTCGCCGGGGAGGGCCGCTTTTTGGCCCGAATCCGGTGCAGCAAAATGTTCGCTTCTTCTTGATCTATCCTTCAGGAAAAGTTCCCTTTTTCATCATGTCGAGAATGAAATAAAAAACAGCACTGTTTAAAGCCATTTTTTCATGCTCATCCAAAGGTGCCCTCATTTCTTTAGCAATCACTGTCAGTTTTTCTATAGCGTTATCACGTTCATAACTTTCTTTTTGGCTTTTAACTACAGGCAAGACGACATTCAAAAGGTATTGAGAACAGTCTTTTCTCACTTCAATATCAGGATCTGACAATAGTTCAATAAAATCCCTTGCCATCTTATTCTTCATCTTTTTAAGCTTCTCATATTCCTCTTCTAAAACCTTGCTTTTTTCCCTAGTTCCCATAATCCTATTTAAAATCCCCATTACGAGCTCCTTTTCTCAAAAAAGCGAACGCTGCTTTTCAGCGGGCGCGGCTTTTTGCGCTCCGCTGTAAAAGTCTTGTTAGGCGCCAATGTGTTAAGTAGCTCAATAAAATAGATATTACTGCTCCCAACACACCATATAGCGCGTAAAATACCCAATACTTCTCTTTGTGATCTGATGGAAACACAGATTCTTTTAATATGGTATAACCAGAACCACGTAATTCAACACCAAAGCTACAAGGACCGCTTGCAAGCACAGTGATAACATCTTGCTCTCCAGGATTGAAGGTGGCGTACTTGAATTTTACGTGTTTCGAATCAGAAGAATTTAAGTGCTCTATATCCTCACTCATACTATTAGGCCGAGAAAAGTGAGAATAGGTTACCGCTGTAAAATTGTCATCATCTGCACTAAATTTGATATTAGCCAAAAGATCTTTGAAAGAAATGTCACCAGAATTCTCAATATGCACTTTATATGCATATAGCTCTTCAAGCTCCAACGTAACTTTTAAATTCGTCATAGTTGGTGGTGGTAGTGATGAAAGATGTGAGTCTTCAAAATCTTTATTAGGTAATTTTTGCGTTGCTTGAGATGCAGATTTTTGTTTTTTTTCAGAAACTACTTTAGGTTGGCCATCCCATTCAAATATATATTTTGCTTTTGTTTTAAAACCGGAATCTTCCAATAGCTCGTTTATTGTATTCAGTGATATTGGGCCTTCAAGTTGGATTTCAATATTCTTTTTTTCCTTTAAAGTATATTGAAAAACATTTTGAAATAACACTATAACAATCCCCACAATTATTGGGATTATAAGAAGATCCCTAAGCCAAGGAGTTAATTTCATAAGTTCCCTATAAGCCTAAAGCCGCATTTAGCGGCTTGTCCGCCGCAATGCTTTGTTAGAAGGACTCATCGCATCCAGTTCACTTGGATCACGTAAGTACATTTTCACTAACTGATGTTTATCAAGGCCTTTGTTGCTAAGACCGATATCTTCCCGAATAGCTTTATATAAATCGTCTGCCGCAAATAGGACATTTCCTCCAGCCTCAGAAACCCTTTGGAAATCTAGTTGAGCATTTATAACCTTAGCAGAACCCCATAAAATCACGTCGGTTTTAAACTCAATCATAAAATCAACAAGATCTTGTTGGAACGGGCCCTCAATCGAGACGTTCTCATTTTGCCCAGCCATAATTCGTGCGATCATGTCGAGAAAGCCCTTATAGATTTCAACTTTTCGCGATCTATGGGCTTCCTCGATTTCTCGCTTTTTTATTTGCGCCTGAGTGTAAAGTGAACCTCCTACGCCAGCTAAAACAGTAGCCATTGCGCCAACGACTGCTGCTGAAACTGAGGGGTTGGCATCTTCTAGAAATGATATAAACTTAAACAATATTACCCATGCGAAGTAACCAGCACCAATGATCAGACCGAGCCCTAACAAAAAACTAAATGCCTTCGATAATTTAGGTGATTTCATATTCGCCTTCTTCTAATGCGGCTCACAGGCCGCGAGGTTACGAGCGGCCCTTGTGCAGCCGCCATGTTAGAGAGCTGAGATTTGAAATATTTGCTTTGATGTCCTTGCTCATTTCTTCAACGGCCTTCTCGCTTCGTTTGATAAAATTGTTATGGGCTTCATCA
The DNA window shown above is from Desulfobacterales bacterium and carries:
- a CDS encoding transposase; protein product: MIQTGTAPVATVMRRLLTGHAQAYNRRHRRHGHLFQNRYKSILCQKDPYFLELVRYIHLNPLRAGLVRDLAHLDKYPFSGHGVIMGRRRQDWQNSEAVLAYFGRRKKLARSGYRAFVAKAIDQGKRSDLTGGGFIRSIGGWDAVKALRKTESHLKSDERILGDSDFVSRVLSESKEVVGRRYTLRAQGVDVDAIAEKVARLLGLPVEAVWAPGRYKDIVTARSLICYWAVRELGVNQACLARRFNISEAAISKSVRRGCEIAKREGYRLDLS
- a CDS encoding DUF86 domain-containing protein; translation: MSLSPPEYIRHILDEIDYILSRISDMDYESFVRDETIKRAFVRSIEVIGEASKKLPDDIKAMQSDIEWRKVSGMRDRLIHDYFGVDYTIVWDVALNKLPDLRVKLHDLLNKVQ
- a CDS encoding nucleotidyltransferase family protein yields the protein MKNKVTTKEDLIKRILEQRERLLSFGVTSIGLFGSFVRGEQTGSSDIDILVEFTPEKHTFDNFMEVSFLLEETLGRKVEVVTPESLSPHIGPHILKEVERVPVAA
- a CDS encoding type II toxin-antitoxin system PemK/MazF family toxin, whose amino-acid sequence is MKRGEIRWYKFAHPDKKRPVLILTRDSILEYLGEVTIAPITTTVRDIPSEVFLSKAVGMPRDCAINCDHIQTVSKEKIGSLITTLPASRIVDVSKAIRFALDL
- a CDS encoding ribbon-helix-helix domain-containing protein; the protein is MKTVQMTLDEDLVRAIDQVSEQLHTSRSAFARMALREALERHNLRQLENKHRQGYEKNPVSRDEFSVWESEQSWGDE
- a CDS encoding carboxymuconolactone decarboxylase family protein, which translates into the protein MSESQSKLHKDVTDLFATYRRLMPEVGDTYDALPGEVYKDGALSGKIKRLMALSGALVHGCRACIVFQTEHALNLGASVEEVLEACSVAISLGGTMAAGETTRVVQYLQEKGLIESGE